A single genomic interval of Gammaproteobacteria bacterium harbors:
- the murG gene encoding undecaprenyldiphospho-muramoylpentapeptide beta-N-acetylglucosaminyltransferase, with product MVERKALVLITGGGTGGHVFPGLAAAEALRGLGARVHWLGTRAGMESRLVPAAGIPISYLRVSGVRGKNRWQQLLAPLLLFMAIIQASLLMRKLRPSCVLGTGGFVAGPGGVAAWLSRTPVVVHEQNAVAGTTNRLLARFARRILLGLPGPFAGDQRVTLVGNPVRAAIAQMATPEQRMAERDGALRLLVVGGSQGARILNEVLPAALALMAASERPRVRHQSGATEHDTCAARYRRHGIDARVDAFIDDMSDAYRWADLVVCRAGALTVSELAVAGVASILVPLPGAIDDHQSANARWLADAGAAQCVRQSEFTPQWLAGQLACFSRVQLLRMAQAAQAQARPAAALDVARVCMEVAR from the coding sequence ATGGTTGAGCGCAAGGCGCTGGTGCTGATCACCGGTGGCGGCACTGGCGGGCATGTGTTCCCGGGGCTGGCGGCCGCGGAAGCGTTGCGCGGGCTCGGTGCCCGGGTGCATTGGCTGGGCACTCGCGCAGGCATGGAGTCGCGGCTGGTGCCGGCGGCCGGAATACCGATTTCCTACCTGCGCGTCAGCGGTGTGCGCGGCAAGAACCGCTGGCAGCAGCTGCTGGCACCGCTGTTGCTGTTCATGGCAATCATCCAGGCGTCGTTGCTGATGCGGAAGCTGCGCCCGAGTTGCGTGTTGGGAACCGGCGGTTTTGTTGCCGGGCCTGGCGGGGTGGCGGCGTGGCTGTCGCGCACCCCGGTGGTAGTGCACGAACAGAATGCGGTCGCGGGCACCACCAACCGCCTGCTGGCACGATTTGCGCGCCGCATCCTGCTTGGCTTGCCCGGACCTTTTGCCGGTGACCAGCGCGTTACGCTGGTCGGCAATCCGGTGCGCGCGGCGATCGCGCAAATGGCGACGCCCGAACAGCGCATGGCGGAGCGCGACGGTGCGTTGCGCCTGCTGGTGGTGGGCGGCAGTCAGGGAGCACGGATCCTGAACGAGGTTCTGCCCGCGGCGCTGGCACTGATGGCGGCGAGCGAGCGGCCACGGGTGCGGCATCAGAGCGGAGCGACCGAGCACGATACCTGCGCTGCGCGCTACCGGCGCCACGGAATCGATGCGCGCGTCGATGCATTCATCGACGACATGAGCGATGCCTACCGCTGGGCTGATCTGGTGGTCTGCAGAGCAGGCGCACTGACCGTCAGTGAACTGGCCGTGGCCGGAGTGGCCTCGATCCTGGTGCCCCTGCCGGGTGCAATCGACGATCATCAGAGCGCCAATGCCCGCTGGCTGGCGGATGCCGGGGCAGCGCAATGCGTCAGGCAATCAGAATTCACCCCGCAGTGGCTTGCCGGCCAGCTCGCGTGCTTCAGTCGCGTGCAGCTGCTGCGCATGGCACAGGCGGCGCAGGCGCAGGCACGGCCAGCAGCGGCGCTCGATGTGGCCAGGGTGTGCATGGAGGTGGCGCGATGA
- the murC gene encoding UDP-N-acetylmuramate--L-alanine ligase, protein MRRISQIHFVGIGGAGMCGIAEVLRNQGYRVSGSDTAESAVLARLRTLGIEVSLGHDAGHVGAADVVVSSSAVNESNVEVAAARERRIPVVPRAEMLAEIMRFRHGIAVAGTHGKTTTTSILASIFAEAGLDPTFVIGGRLNSVQANARLGVSRYLIAEADESDASFLHLQPMVAVVTNIDADHMSTYGGDFERLKRTYVEFLHNLPFYGLSVLCCDDAAVASIIPQVTRQVLTYGEGEQADYRMCDFSQREGRSEFRVLRPGGRAALSLSLGLPGRHYALNATAAVAVASDESLDDAAIVRGIASFQGVGRRFESHGELPCRGGSFLLVDDYGHHPTEVAANLAAVRAGWPGRRLVMVYQPHRYSRTRELYEDFVRVLAQVDVLLLLDVYAAGEDPLPGADGRSLSGSIRQRGKLDPLFVEEAGNVIEILDGVLRPGDFLLVQGAGSVGRLVPEICTWAAAEGAAR, encoded by the coding sequence ATGAGGCGCATCTCGCAGATCCATTTTGTCGGTATCGGCGGTGCCGGCATGTGCGGTATCGCCGAGGTGTTGCGCAACCAGGGCTATCGGGTGTCCGGTTCCGATACGGCGGAATCCGCGGTACTGGCGCGGCTGCGCACGCTGGGTATCGAGGTGTCGCTGGGACACGATGCAGGGCATGTCGGCGCCGCCGACGTGGTGGTTTCCTCCAGTGCCGTGAACGAGAGCAACGTGGAGGTTGCCGCGGCGCGCGAACGCCGCATACCGGTGGTCCCGCGCGCCGAAATGCTGGCCGAGATCATGCGCTTTCGCCATGGTATCGCGGTGGCGGGCACCCACGGCAAGACCACTACCACCAGCATTCTGGCGTCGATCTTCGCCGAAGCCGGACTCGATCCGACTTTCGTCATCGGGGGTCGCCTGAACAGCGTGCAGGCAAATGCGCGTCTTGGTGTCAGCCGCTACCTGATCGCGGAAGCCGACGAGAGCGATGCGTCCTTCCTGCATCTGCAGCCAATGGTTGCGGTGGTGACGAACATCGATGCCGATCACATGAGCACCTACGGTGGCGATTTCGAGCGATTGAAACGCACCTATGTCGAATTCCTTCACAACCTGCCGTTCTACGGGCTGAGCGTCCTGTGCTGCGATGATGCGGCGGTCGCCTCGATCATTCCGCAAGTGACGCGCCAGGTTCTCACCTACGGGGAGGGCGAGCAAGCCGACTACCGCATGTGTGACTTCAGCCAGCGCGAGGGTCGCAGCGAGTTCCGCGTTTTGCGCCCCGGTGGTCGCGCGGCGCTCTCGCTCTCGCTGGGATTGCCGGGCCGGCACTATGCCCTGAATGCCACGGCGGCGGTGGCGGTGGCGAGCGACGAGAGTCTCGATGACGCCGCCATCGTGCGTGGTATCGCCAGCTTCCAGGGGGTGGGCCGGCGGTTCGAGTCGCACGGTGAATTGCCCTGCCGTGGCGGCAGCTTTCTGCTGGTCGACGATTACGGGCATCACCCGACCGAAGTGGCGGCAAATCTTGCCGCCGTGCGCGCCGGCTGGCCGGGGCGGCGGCTGGTGATGGTTTATCAGCCACATCGTTATTCGCGTACCCGGGAACTGTACGAGGATTTCGTGCGGGTTCTGGCGCAGGTCGATGTGTTGCTGCTGCTCGATGTCTACGCGGCCGGGGAGGATCCGCTGCCCGGCGCGGACGGGCGCAGCCTGAGCGGCAGTATCCGCCAGCGCGGCAAGCTCGATCCGTTGTTCGTCGAGGAAGCCGGAAACGTGATCGAGATCCTCGACGGCGTGCTCAGGCCGGGTGATTTCCTGCTGGTACAGGGCGCCGGCAGCGTGGGGCGGCTGGTGCCGGAAATCTGCACCTGGGCAGCAGCGGAGGGCGCCGCGCGATGA
- a CDS encoding D-alanine--D-alanine ligase: MRGPVAVLMGGDSAERAVSLETGKAVHAALGHRLAGVMAIDARADVIQRLIEARVAHVFIALHGRGGEDGTMQGALQTLGISYTGSGVLACALAMDKLRCKRFWQAEGIATPAFAVADDTTCFDELAAQFGPRMIVKPASEGSSIGITPVDNASQLRAAIELADAYDSCVLVEQRILGPEYTVGIVDGELLPSIRLETPRAFYDYEAKYQLDSTRYLCPSGLDAADERTLAGLARRAYDSLGCRGWGRVDVMREHTSGDFYVLEVNTCPGMTSHSLVPMAARAAGIEFEDLVVRILAASLAGASAAGGDA, encoded by the coding sequence TTGCGCGGACCGGTGGCGGTGCTGATGGGCGGCGATTCCGCCGAGCGTGCGGTGTCACTCGAAACCGGCAAGGCGGTGCACGCGGCGCTCGGACACCGGCTCGCGGGGGTGATGGCAATCGATGCGCGCGCCGACGTGATCCAGCGCCTGATAGAGGCACGCGTGGCGCACGTGTTCATCGCACTGCATGGCCGCGGCGGCGAGGACGGCACGATGCAGGGTGCATTGCAGACGCTCGGCATCAGTTATACCGGCAGCGGTGTGCTGGCCTGCGCGCTGGCAATGGACAAACTGCGCTGCAAGCGATTCTGGCAGGCCGAGGGAATCGCCACCCCTGCCTTTGCGGTCGCGGACGATACGACCTGCTTCGATGAACTGGCGGCGCAATTCGGTCCGCGCATGATCGTCAAGCCCGCCAGCGAGGGCTCGAGTATCGGCATTACGCCGGTCGACAACGCCAGCCAATTGCGCGCCGCGATCGAACTTGCCGACGCCTACGACAGCTGCGTGCTGGTGGAGCAACGCATCCTCGGCCCCGAGTACACCGTGGGCATCGTCGATGGCGAATTACTGCCGTCGATCCGGCTCGAGACGCCACGCGCGTTTTATGACTACGAGGCGAAGTATCAGCTCGACAGCACGCGCTATCTGTGTCCCTCGGGCCTCGACGCCGCCGATGAGCGGACGCTCGCCGGGCTGGCACGGCGGGCCTATGACAGTCTTGGCTGCCGCGGATGGGGGCGTGTGGACGTGATGCGTGAGCACACCAGCGGTGACTTCTACGTGCTCGAGGTGAACACCTGTCCCGGCATGACCAGCCACAGCCTGGTGCCAATGGCGGCGCGGGCGGCGGGCATCGAGTTCGAGGATCTGGTGGTGCGCATCCTGGCCGCGAGCCTGGCCGGCGCAAGTGCCGCGGGAGGCGACGCATGA
- a CDS encoding cell division protein FtsQ/DivIB, whose translation MNRVLLLRFGGSVELRRGATRRGAAARATHARSRWMVPALFAVLLLAAGQLGWKALQEVANVPIKQVSVNGDFRFLDKARVEEIMLPHLGTGYFMVDLPRIRDELRALPLVHEVTVRRAWPDRLLVFITEQVPVLRFGEQGYLNPYGEVFEPGAPLADTGLPLVDGPPGSGKLLLGRFDEFTEMLEPTGLRIRSLLLDGKHAWRMELSNGCVVLLGRRDVPNKARMLASLLSGEWAGEHERISRIDMRYSNGVAVVWEGTPGRSGNAGVAAATGRP comes from the coding sequence ATGAACCGCGTGCTGCTGCTGCGCTTTGGCGGCAGCGTCGAGTTGCGGCGTGGCGCGACCCGGCGTGGCGCCGCCGCGCGTGCCACACATGCACGCTCGCGCTGGATGGTTCCGGCGCTGTTCGCGGTGCTTTTGCTCGCGGCCGGACAGCTTGGCTGGAAAGCCCTGCAGGAAGTGGCCAATGTTCCGATCAAGCAGGTCAGCGTGAACGGGGACTTTCGTTTTCTCGACAAGGCGCGGGTCGAGGAGATCATGCTGCCGCATCTCGGCACCGGTTATTTCATGGTCGACCTGCCGCGTATTCGCGACGAGCTGCGTGCCTTGCCGCTGGTCCACGAGGTGACGGTGCGTCGTGCCTGGCCCGATCGCCTCCTGGTGTTCATCACCGAACAGGTTCCGGTGCTCCGTTTTGGCGAGCAGGGTTATCTGAATCCATACGGCGAGGTATTCGAGCCGGGTGCGCCACTGGCCGACACCGGGTTGCCGCTGGTCGACGGACCTCCAGGCAGCGGAAAGCTGCTGCTGGGACGCTTCGACGAGTTCACCGAAATGCTCGAACCCACCGGCTTGCGCATCCGCTCGTTGCTGCTCGATGGCAAGCATGCCTGGCGCATGGAGCTGTCAAACGGTTGCGTGGTGCTGCTCGGACGCCGCGATGTGCCGAACAAGGCCCGCATGCTCGCGTCCCTGCTGAGCGGGGAGTGGGCCGGCGAACATGAGCGGATCTCCAGGATCGACATGCGTTACAGCAACGGGGTGGCGGTGGTTTGGGAAGGGACTCCAGGGCGTTCCGGGAATGCGGGTGTCGCTGCGGCGACAGGCCGCCCTTGA
- the ftsA gene encoding cell division protein FtsA: MGSTSSGKMIVGLDIGTSKVVAIVGEVAGDGGLKIVGLGSHQSRGLKKGVVVNIESTVQSIQRAVEEAELMAGCQIHSVYAGIAGSHIRSLNSHGIVAIRDREVYAHDVERVIDAAQAVAIPADQKILHILPQEYVIDSQEGIKEPLGMSGVRLEAKVHLVTCAVNAAQNIEKCIQRCGLEVEDIILEQLASSYAVLTDDERELGVCLVDIGGGTTDIAIFTEGAIRHTGVIPIAGDQVTNDIAMALRTPTQYAEEIKIRYACALAQLAGADQTIKVPGVGERGARELSRQALAEVVEPRYDELFTLVQAEIRRSGFEELLAGGIVITGGTSKMEGAVELAEEIFHMPVRIGVPAGAQGMLDIVKNPIYSTAVGLLLFGLKQHNTGGTGKEAAGRGLVRKMKQWFQGNF; the protein is encoded by the coding sequence ATGGGCAGTACGTCGAGCGGGAAAATGATCGTCGGTCTCGATATCGGAACGTCGAAGGTCGTCGCGATCGTGGGTGAGGTGGCCGGCGATGGCGGGTTGAAGATCGTGGGCCTCGGTTCGCACCAGTCGCGGGGCCTGAAGAAAGGCGTGGTGGTCAATATCGAGTCGACGGTGCAGTCGATACAGCGCGCCGTGGAGGAAGCCGAGCTGATGGCGGGTTGCCAGATTCACTCGGTCTACGCGGGAATCGCCGGCAGTCATATTCGCAGCCTCAACTCGCATGGCATCGTGGCGATCCGTGATCGCGAGGTGTACGCCCACGACGTGGAGCGTGTCATCGACGCGGCGCAGGCCGTGGCGATACCTGCGGACCAGAAGATCCTGCATATCCTGCCCCAGGAATACGTGATCGACAGCCAGGAGGGCATCAAGGAGCCTCTGGGCATGTCGGGCGTGCGCCTGGAGGCAAAAGTACATCTCGTGACCTGTGCGGTGAATGCGGCGCAGAACATCGAGAAATGCATCCAGCGCTGCGGGCTCGAAGTCGAGGACATCATTCTCGAGCAGCTGGCATCTAGCTACGCGGTGTTGACTGATGACGAACGCGAGCTCGGTGTTTGCCTGGTGGATATCGGTGGCGGTACCACCGATATCGCGATCTTTACCGAAGGCGCCATCCGCCACACCGGGGTGATCCCGATTGCCGGTGACCAGGTGACCAACGATATCGCGATGGCGCTGCGGACTCCGACCCAGTACGCGGAGGAAATCAAGATCCGTTACGCCTGCGCGCTGGCGCAGCTCGCCGGCGCCGATCAGACCATCAAGGTACCCGGTGTCGGCGAGCGCGGCGCACGCGAACTGTCACGCCAGGCGCTCGCGGAGGTCGTGGAGCCGCGCTACGACGAATTGTTCACGCTGGTGCAGGCCGAGATTCGCCGTAGCGGATTCGAGGAGCTGCTGGCCGGAGGCATCGTGATCACCGGAGGCACCTCGAAGATGGAGGGGGCCGTGGAGCTGGCCGAGGAGATCTTCCATATGCCCGTTCGGATCGGGGTGCCTGCGGGCGCGCAGGGCATGCTCGATATCGTCAAGAACCCGATTTATTCCACTGCCGTCGGCTTGCTGTTGTTCGGATTGAAGCAGCACAACACCGGCGGCACGGGCAAGGAGGCCGCGGGACGCGGCCTGGTACGCAAGATGAAGCAATGGTTTCAGGGCAATTTCTGA
- the ftsZ gene encoding cell division protein FtsZ produces MFELVDNVPKSAVIKVIGVGGGGGNAVKHMIGGNVDGVDFICANTDAQALSDIATRTVLQLGSGITKGLGAGANPEIGRQAALEDRDRIEEVLTGADMVFITAGMGGGTGTGAAPIVAEIARSMGILTVAVVTRPFKFEGKKRAAIADEGLAELQQHVDSLITIPNEKLQSVLGKNTSLLDAFKATNDVLLGAVQGIADLIIRPGMINVDFADVRTVMSEMGMAMMGTGVACGENRAREAAEAAIRSPLLEDINLQGARGILVNITSGPDLTLGEFEEVGDTVEEFASDNATVVVGTVIDPEMSGEIKVTVVATGLGDPTREQAVRLVKPQAAGGTPDYRVYDAPAVTRQPRRGEVPARPKMAVGADTGSDYLDIPAFLRRQAD; encoded by the coding sequence ATGTTTGAATTAGTAGACAACGTGCCGAAAAGCGCAGTGATCAAGGTGATCGGCGTAGGGGGTGGCGGAGGAAATGCCGTCAAACACATGATCGGGGGCAACGTGGACGGAGTGGATTTCATCTGCGCCAATACCGATGCACAGGCGCTCTCGGATATCGCCACGCGCACCGTGCTGCAACTCGGCTCCGGAATCACCAAGGGGCTGGGGGCCGGCGCCAATCCGGAAATCGGCCGCCAGGCCGCGCTGGAGGATCGCGACCGGATCGAGGAAGTGCTGACCGGGGCGGATATGGTGTTCATCACCGCGGGCATGGGTGGGGGTACCGGCACCGGCGCGGCGCCAATCGTCGCGGAGATTGCCCGCAGCATGGGGATCCTCACGGTTGCGGTGGTGACGCGTCCGTTCAAGTTCGAGGGCAAGAAGCGCGCGGCGATTGCCGACGAGGGGCTTGCCGAGCTGCAGCAGCACGTCGATTCGCTGATCACGATCCCCAACGAGAAACTGCAGAGCGTGCTGGGCAAGAACACCAGCCTTCTCGATGCCTTCAAGGCGACCAACGACGTGCTGCTCGGTGCGGTGCAGGGTATTGCCGATCTGATCATCCGTCCGGGCATGATCAACGTCGATTTCGCCGATGTGCGGACCGTGATGTCCGAGATGGGGATGGCGATGATGGGTACCGGCGTGGCGTGCGGCGAGAATCGTGCCCGCGAGGCGGCGGAGGCGGCGATCCGCAGTCCGCTGCTGGAGGATATAAACCTGCAAGGCGCACGGGGTATTTTGGTCAACATCACCTCGGGCCCCGATCTTACGCTTGGCGAGTTCGAGGAGGTTGGCGATACGGTGGAAGAGTTCGCCTCGGATAACGCGACCGTGGTCGTCGGGACCGTTATTGATCCGGAAATGAGCGGCGAGATAAAGGTTACCGTCGTGGCCACCGGTCTTGGTGACCCGACGCGCGAGCAGGCAGTCAGGCTGGTCAAGCCGCAAGCTGCGGGCGGCACGCCGGATTACCGCGTCTATGACGCTCCGGCGGTAACGCGTCAACCGCGGCGTGGCGAGGTGCCGGCGCGGCCCAAGATGGCGGTCGGTGCGGACACCGGTTCGGATTATCTGGATATCCCGGCTTTCCTGCGTCGCCAGGCGGACTGA
- a CDS encoding UDP-3-O-acyl-N-acetylglucosamine deacetylase, whose amino-acid sequence MQNTLKKAVGASGVGLRSGEPVNLRPAPPGTGNDNVSFDLARDSFARDIRRARTFGFLSEVENLRSRGPGYRRVLRAGR is encoded by the coding sequence ATGCAGAACACGCTGAAAAAAGCGGTCGGTGCCAGCGGCGTCGGCCTGCGTTCCGGTGAGCCCGTAAATCTGCGGCCCGCACCGCCCGGTACCGGTAACGACAACGTGAGCTTCGATCTTGCGCGGGACTCCTTTGCCCGGGATATCCGCCGGGCGCGAACTTTCGGCTTCTTGAGCGAAGTGGAGAATCTGCGTTCCCGCGGCCCGGGATATCGTCGGGTACTGCGGGCGGGCCGATAG
- a CDS encoding M23 family metallopeptidase encodes MKVIFLSDSTARSTTLEMPVSARWLVPVAFFLCLFLAAAIGYGLALPRTTPLPAELVATWQDEVARLGRSADELRERNALESRAYATHMATLQARLLRMEAVGQRLASAASLDGGEFDFDQEPALGGPFSAETGSIEGSELGRSLDRLAAQIGDRERQLDVLERLLDNRTLASEVSLGGRPIASGYLSSRFGTRADPFDGRAAWHKGVDFTARAGTDVLAVAPGVVTWAGYDKDYGNLVEIRHSDGYRTRYAHNSEYLVKPGDLIRKGQVIAKVGRSGRATGAHLHFEVLADGRPVNPLQYISTARSGG; translated from the coding sequence ATGAAAGTCATTTTTCTCAGCGACAGCACCGCGCGTTCGACGACTCTCGAGATGCCGGTCAGTGCCCGCTGGCTGGTGCCGGTTGCGTTTTTTCTTTGCCTGTTTCTTGCCGCCGCGATCGGCTACGGCCTGGCGCTGCCGCGCACAACACCGCTGCCGGCCGAACTGGTAGCTACCTGGCAGGATGAAGTGGCCCGGCTCGGTCGCAGCGCTGACGAACTGCGCGAGCGCAACGCACTCGAGAGTCGTGCCTACGCCACGCACATGGCGACCCTGCAGGCCCGACTGCTGCGCATGGAGGCGGTAGGCCAACGCCTGGCCAGTGCCGCGAGCCTCGATGGCGGCGAGTTTGATTTCGACCAGGAACCGGCGCTCGGTGGTCCGTTCAGCGCCGAAACCGGTTCGATCGAAGGGAGCGAACTCGGGCGCTCGCTGGATCGGCTCGCGGCACAGATCGGGGATCGCGAACGGCAATTGGATGTGCTCGAGCGCTTGCTGGACAACCGCACCCTGGCCAGCGAGGTGTCGCTGGGCGGGCGACCGATCGCGAGCGGCTATCTTTCCTCGCGCTTCGGCACCCGTGCCGATCCGTTCGATGGTCGTGCGGCGTGGCATAAAGGCGTGGATTTCACGGCCAGGGCAGGTACCGATGTGCTGGCGGTCGCGCCGGGGGTGGTTACCTGGGCCGGCTACGACAAGGATTACGGCAATCTGGTCGAGATCCGGCACAGTGACGGTTATCGCACCCGCTACGCACACAACAGCGAATATCTGGTCAAGCCCGGCGATCTGATCAGGAAGGGGCAGGTAATTGCCAAGGTCGGACGCAGCGGGCGTGCCACTGGCGCTCATCTGCATTTCGAAGTGCTTGCCGATGGTCGACCAGTCAACCCCCTGCAGTACATCAGCACGGCGCGCAGCGGGGGATGA
- the secA gene encoding preprotein translocase subunit SecA, producing MVLKFLRKIVGTKNDRELKRMSRIVARVNALEPQFEAMDDAALRALTPRFRERVAAGETLDQLLPEAFAAVREASRRTLGMRHFDMQLVGGLTLHEGRIAEMRTGEGKTLVATLPVYLNALAGTGVHVVTVNDYLARRDAHWMEPVYRFLGMTVGVILPNQDLESKRHGYAADITYGTNNEFGFDYLRDNMVFSLEDKMQRALNFAIVDEVDSILIDEARTPLIISGAAEDSSRLYKRINALVPRLRRGELPPDADKDFVPEGHFTVDEKTRQVELTEEGHRLIEEMLISEELLPEGESLYHAMNLGLLHHVNTALRAQYLFQRDVEYIVQNGQVVLIDEHTGRTMQGRRLSEGLHQAIEAKEGVHIQSESQTLASTTFQNYFRLYDKLAGMTGTADTEAFEFRQIYGLDVVVIPTNKPCIRKDLNDLVYLSKEEKFEAVVSDIQECMEKGAPVLVGTASIETSEELSAFLGRKKIAHQVLNAKYHEREAEIISQAGRPATVTIATNMAGRGTDIVLGGNLEVELAALKDASAEQLAALRAEWQERHRKVLEAGGLHIIGTERHESRRIDNQLRGRAGRQGDPGMSRFYLSLEDNLMRIFASERVKGFMQRLGMQRGEAIEHRMVSNAIEKAQRKVEGRNFDIRKQLLEFDDVANDQRRVVYQQRNELLGSTDVSDTIARIRADVVNGVIDQFIAPQSLEEQWQIAGLEEHLLAEYGLALPVARWLEEESGLEEQSLRTRIVDAVGSSYAEKVAPLGAEIYKLERHIMLQVLDTLWKDHLAAMDALRQGIHLRAYAARNPKQEYKREAFKLFEELLDNIKYEVVRFLSKVQVRTEQEVEDMERQQREAQERQSQNARYMHAAAPELAADPQPEEAAPPEPEPVAPFVRETRKVGRNEACPCGSGKKYKQCHGQIS from the coding sequence ATGGTTCTCAAGTTCCTCCGCAAAATCGTCGGTACCAAGAACGACCGCGAGCTGAAGCGCATGAGCCGGATAGTGGCTCGCGTCAACGCCCTCGAACCGCAATTCGAGGCCATGGATGACGCGGCATTGCGTGCGCTCACGCCGCGTTTTCGCGAGCGCGTTGCCGCGGGCGAGACGCTCGACCAGCTGTTGCCCGAAGCGTTTGCCGCCGTTCGCGAGGCGAGCAGGCGCACGCTCGGAATGCGCCATTTCGATATGCAGCTCGTGGGTGGCCTGACGCTGCACGAGGGGCGTATTGCCGAGATGCGGACCGGCGAGGGCAAGACCCTGGTGGCGACATTGCCCGTCTACCTGAACGCATTGGCGGGTACCGGTGTGCATGTGGTCACGGTGAATGATTACCTGGCACGGCGCGATGCGCACTGGATGGAGCCGGTCTATCGCTTTCTCGGCATGACGGTGGGCGTGATACTTCCCAACCAGGACCTGGAGAGCAAGCGCCACGGTTATGCCGCGGACATCACCTACGGCACCAACAACGAATTCGGTTTCGATTACCTGCGCGACAACATGGTCTTCAGCCTCGAAGACAAGATGCAGCGGGCCCTCAATTTCGCGATAGTCGACGAAGTCGATTCGATCCTGATCGACGAGGCACGCACGCCGTTGATCATTTCGGGCGCGGCCGAGGACAGCTCGCGCCTCTACAAGCGGATCAACGCGCTGGTGCCGCGTTTGCGGCGCGGCGAGCTGCCACCGGACGCGGACAAGGACTTTGTACCTGAAGGGCATTTCACCGTCGACGAAAAGACGCGCCAGGTGGAGCTGACCGAAGAGGGGCACCGCCTGATCGAGGAAATGCTGATCAGCGAGGAACTGTTGCCCGAGGGCGAGAGCCTCTATCACGCGATGAACCTCGGCTTGCTGCATCATGTCAACACGGCGTTGCGCGCCCAATACCTGTTCCAGCGTGACGTGGAGTACATCGTCCAGAATGGCCAGGTGGTGCTGATCGACGAGCACACCGGGCGCACCATGCAGGGGCGGCGGCTCTCGGAGGGCCTGCACCAGGCGATCGAGGCCAAGGAGGGCGTGCACATCCAGTCGGAGAGCCAGACGCTCGCATCCACGACCTTCCAGAACTACTTCCGGCTCTACGACAAGCTCGCGGGAATGACCGGCACCGCCGATACCGAGGCGTTCGAATTCCGCCAGATCTATGGTCTCGACGTGGTCGTGATTCCGACCAACAAGCCCTGCATCCGCAAGGATCTCAATGACCTCGTATACCTCAGCAAGGAAGAGAAGTTCGAGGCGGTGGTCAGCGATATCCAGGAATGCATGGAGAAAGGGGCGCCGGTGCTGGTCGGAACCGCGTCGATCGAAACCTCCGAGGAACTGTCTGCTTTCCTGGGCAGGAAAAAAATCGCGCACCAGGTACTGAACGCGAAATACCACGAACGCGAAGCCGAAATCATCAGCCAGGCCGGGCGTCCGGCAACGGTCACCATCGCCACCAACATGGCCGGTCGCGGTACCGACATCGTGCTCGGCGGCAATCTCGAGGTGGAACTCGCCGCCCTGAAAGACGCCTCGGCGGAACAGCTTGCGGCGTTGCGCGCGGAATGGCAGGAGCGCCACCGCAAGGTGCTCGAGGCCGGCGGTTTGCACATCATCGGCACCGAGCGTCATGAATCGCGCCGCATCGACAACCAGCTGCGCGGCAGGGCGGGCCGTCAGGGCGATCCGGGGATGTCGCGCTTCTATCTTTCGCTGGAAGACAATCTGATGCGCATTTTCGCATCGGAGCGGGTGAAGGGTTTCATGCAGCGACTCGGCATGCAGCGCGGCGAAGCCATCGAGCACCGCATGGTCAGCAATGCGATCGAGAAAGCGCAGCGCAAGGTCGAGGGACGCAATTTCGACATCCGCAAGCAATTGCTCGAATTCGACGATGTGGCCAACGACCAGCGCCGCGTGGTCTACCAGCAGCGTAACGAATTGCTCGGTTCGACCGACGTGAGCGACACGATCGCGCGCATCCGTGCCGATGTCGTGAATGGCGTGATCGACCAGTTCATTGCGCCGCAGAGCCTCGAGGAGCAATGGCAGATCGCGGGCCTGGAGGAGCATCTGCTGGCCGAGTACGGTCTGGCGCTGCCGGTTGCACGCTGGCTGGAGGAGGAAAGCGGGCTCGAGGAACAGTCGCTGCGCACGCGTATCGTCGATGCGGTAGGCAGCAGTTACGCGGAAAAGGTTGCGCCGCTCGGGGCCGAGATCTACAAGCTCGAGCGCCACATCATGCTGCAGGTGCTCGATACGCTGTGGAAGGATCATCTCGCGGCCATGGATGCCCTGCGCCAGGGTATCCACCTGCGAGCCTACGCCGCGCGCAATCCCAAGCAGGAATACAAGCGCGAGGCCTTCAAGCTGTTCGAGGAACTGCTGGACAACATCAAGTACGAAGTGGTGCGCTTCCTGTCGAAGGTGCAGGTGCGCACCGAACAGGAGGTCGAGGACATGGAGCGTCAGCAGCGCGAGGCCCAGGAGCGCCAGAGCCAGAATGCGCGTTATATGCATGCTGCCGCGCCGGAACTGGCCGCGGATCCGCAACCCGAAGAAGCCGCGCCGCCCGAACCCGAGCCCGTCGCACCTTTCGTGCGCGAGACGCGCAAGGTGGGGCGCAACGAGGCATGCCCCTGCGGGTCGGGAAAGAAATACAAGCAATGCCACGGACAGATCAGCTGA